The genomic segment CTTGCCCGACCCGGCGACGCCCGTGACGACGCACAGCACACCGAGCGGGATGTCGACGTCCACGTTCCGCAGGTTGTTCGCGTCGGCGCCGCGCACCTCCAGCGCTCCCGCCGGGGTCCGCACCGACGGCTTCAGGGAGGCCCGGTCGTCCAGGTGCCGCCCGGTCAGCGTGCCGCCCGCCCGCAGCCCCTCGACGCCGCCCTCGTAGCAGACGGTGCCGCCCGCCGCGCCGGCGCCGGGGCCGAGGTCGACGACATGGTCGGCGATCGCGATCGTCTCCGGCTTGTGCTCCACGACGAGCACCGTGTTGCCCTTGTCCCGCAGCCGCAGCAACAGGTCGTTCATCCGCTGGATGTCGTGGGGGTGCATGCCGATGGTGGGCTCGTCGAAGACGTAGGTGACGTCGGTCAGCGAGGACCCGAGATGGCGGACCATCTTGACGCGCTGCGCCTCGCCGCCCGACAGCGTGCCGGACGACCGGTCGAGCGAGAGATAGCCGAGGCCGATCTCCGTGAACGAGTCGAGCGTCCGCCCCAGCGCGGTGAGCAGCGGCGCCACCGACCGCTCGCGGAGGCCGCGGACCCACTCGGCCAGATCGCTGATCTGCATCGCGCACGCGTCGGCGATGCTCACCCCGCCGATCCGCGAGGACCGGGCCGCCTCGCTGAGCCGGGTACCGCCGCACTCGGGGCAGGCGGTGAAGGTGACCGCCCGGTCCACGAACGCCCTGATGTGCGGCTGCATCGCCTCCCGGTCCTTGGCCAGGAACGACTTCCGGATCTTCGGGAGCAGCCCCTCGTAGGTGAGATTGACGCCCTCGACCTTCACCTTGACCGGCTCGTGGTGGAGGAAGTCGCGCATCTCCTTCTCGGTGTAGTCGCGGATCGGCTTGTCCGGGTCGAGGAAGCCCGACTCGGCGTAGAGCCGCACCGTCCACCAGCTGTCCGACTTCCAGCCGGGGATGGTGAACGCGCCCTCGGAGATCGACTTGGAGTCGTCGTAGAGCTGGGTCAGGTCGATATCGGTGACCGTGCCCCGGCCCTCGCAGCGCGGGCACATGCCGCCGGTGCGGGTGAAGGTCGCCTTCACCGCCTTCTTGTCGCCCCGCTCCACGGTGATCGCGCCGCTCGCCCGGACCGAGGGGACGTTGAAGGCATAGGCGCCGGGCGGGCCGATGTGCGGCTCACCGAGCCGGCTGAAGAGGATGCGGAGCATCGCGCCGGCGTCCGTGACGGTGCCGACCGTGGAGCGGGGGTCCGCGCCCAGGCGCTGCTGGTCGACGATGATCGCCGTCGTCAGCCCGTCGAGCACGTCGACCTCGGGGCGCGCCAGGTTCTCCATGAAGCCCTGCACGAACGCGCTGTAGGTCTCGTTGATCAGCCGCTGCGACTCCGCGGCGATCGTGCCGAACACCAGCGAGCTCTTGCCCGAGCCGGAGACGCCGGTGAACACCGTCAGCCGGCGCTTGGGGATCTCGATGCCGACGTCCTTGAGGTTGTTCTCGCGGGCGCCGTGGACCCGGATCACGTCGTGGCTGTCGGCGGCGTGCGCCGGCGGCCGCGGGTCCGTCCTCCCGGCCGTGCTCATCGGAAACTCCTTGCGTGGTTACCCCCGGCTTCAGCCGGGGGAGGAAACGCATCCCGTGCCCGGAGCCGATAGGCGGCGGAGCACGCTGCCCCACCTACCCAACACGCCTCGCTGACACGGGAGCTGATAGAATGTGAGGCATGACGCAGCAGGTCAAGCGGGCTTTCAAGTACCGCTTCTACCCCACGGACGAGCAGGCAGCCGAGCTGTCGCGCACGTTCGGCTGCGTCCGCCTCGTGTACAACAAGGCGCTGGAAGAGCGCACCCGCGCTTGGTACGGGGAGCAGCGCCGCGTCTCCTACGTCCAGTCCTCGGCCGCGCTGACGGAGTGGAAGAAGACCGAGGAACTCGCTTTTCTCACCGAGGTGTCCAGCGTTCCGCTTCAGCAGGCGCTGCGGCATCTTCAGACGGCGTTCGGGAACTTCTTCGCCAGGCGCGCCAAGTACCCCCGGTACAAGTCGAAGAAGAAGTCCCGCGCTTCGGCGGAGTACACGCGCTCCGGCTTCAAGTGGCGCGATGGTCAGCTGTTCCTCGCGAAGATGGCCGAGCCGTTGGCCATTCGCTGGTCGCGTCCACTGCCTGCGGGCAGCGTCCCGACGACGGTCACGGTGTCGAAGGACGCTGCGGGGCGCTGGTTTGTATCGCTGTTGTGCGAGGACACCATCGAGCCACTGCCCGCCACCAGCTCGGCGGTCGGGATCGACGCCGGGCTGACCTCCCTGGTGACCCTGTCGACCGGGGAGAAGGTGACCAATCCGAAGCACGAGCGGAAGGACCGTGTCCGGCTGGCGAAGGCACAGCGGGAGTTGTCCCGTAAGGCGAAGGGCTCGAACAACCGCGAGAAAGCGCGCCGCAAGGTGGCCCGTGTGCACGCGCGGATCACCGACCGGCGCCGGGACTTCCTGCACAAGCTGACTACTCGTCTCGTCCGTGAGAACCAAACGGTCGTGATCGAGGACTTGACCGTCCGCAACCTCGTCAAGAACCACTCCTTGGCCCGTGCCATATCGGATGCGGCCTGGACGGACATGCGGACGATGCTGGAGTACAAAGCCGCGTGGTACGGGCGTGAACTCGTCGTGGTCGACCGTTGGTTTCCCAGCTCGAAGCTGTGCGGGGCCTGCGGCACCATCGCGGAGAAGATGCCGCTCAACGTCCGCGAGTGGACGTGCGACTGCGGCACCACCCATGACCGCGACGTGAACGCGGCACGCAACCTCAAGGCGGCCGGGCTGGCCGTCTCGGCCTGTGGAGGCGGTGTAAGACCTGGGCGGGAGAACTCCCGGACGGGGCAACTGCCTGCGAAGCAGGAAGCCCTCACTGCGAAGTGAGGAATCCCCCGCCTTCAGGCGGGTGGAGGAAGTCAACGTCTCTCCCTCTCGTCCGGGCGCAGGTGCGGGATCACGGGAACGGAGCTCACGGCGTGCGGGGCTGGTTGAAGCGCAGCATGTTGCCGGAGGGGTCGCGGAAGGCGCAGTCGCGGACCCCGTAGGGCTGGTCGATCGGCTCCTGGAGCACCTCGCCGCCCGCGGCGCGGATGTGCTCGAAGGTGGCGTCGCAGTCGTCGGTGCTGAAGATGACCCCCCGCAGCAGGCCCTTGGCCAGCAGCTCCGCCATGATCTGCTGGTCGGCGGGCGAGGCGTTCGGATGGGCGAGGGCCGGTTCGAGAACGATGTTCACCTCCGGCTGGGACGGTGCGCCGACGCTCACCCAGCGCATGCCCTCGAAGCTGACGTCGTTCCGCACCTCCAGACCGAGCACGTCCCGGTAGAAGGCGAGCGCCTTGTCGTGGTCGTGAACGGCGATGAAGCACTGTGAAAGCTTGATGTCCATGCCCGTCACGCTACGGGCGGTGCGGCGCCTTTCGCTTCTCCATTCCTGACCGGTCGCGTGTGGATTTTCGCGATGCAGGCCGGGATGGCGGCGCCCTCGTCGTGCGGGCGGGCCCGGTAGGCGCTCGGGCTCTCGCCGACCAGTTCGGTGAACCGCGAGCTGAACGATCCCAGCGAGGTGCAGCCGACGGCGAAGCAGACCTCCGTCACGGACAGGTCGCCCCGGCGCAGCAGCGCCTTGGCCCGCTCGATCCGGCGCGTCATCAGATAGCTGTACGGGCTCTCCCCGAAAGCGGCCCGGAAGCTGCGGGAGAAGTGGCCGGGCGACATGAGCGCGGTGCGCGCCAGCGCCGGCACGTCGAGCGGCTTCGCGTAGTCGCGGTCCATCCGGTCACGGGCCCGGCGCAGCCGGACGAGATCCTCCAAGGTCACGGGACCACCCTCCCACGGAGCGGTCAGGGGTCAGCGGTCAGCGGGCTCCTAGAGGGTGCCGGTTCTGAGCACCGGGCGGCACAGCGTGAACCAGACGACCTTGCCGCCGACCGCCGGGTGCCCCTTCTCCAGGTCGAGGATGCCCCAGTCGTCCGCGATCAGGGAGAGCAGCAGCAGACCGCGGCCGCTCTCGCTCTGCGGCCCGGCGATGACGGGCGCCGGACGGCTCGGCGAGGTGTCCCAGACGCTGACGCGCAGCGTCCCCTCGCGCCACTTGAGCCGGACCGCGGTCTGGCCGTCGGAGTAGCGGAAGGCGTTGGTGGCCAGCTCGGAGGTGAGCAGCTCGGCCCGGTCCGCGAGATCCCCCAGTCCGTGTTCGGCGAGCACCGTACGGACGGTGGAGCGCGCTATGCGCGGGCCCCTGGGGTCGTGCGGCAGCTGCAGGGAATACTCCCAGTCCTCGGGAGGCTCGTGCGGAACGCGGTGGACATGAGCGAGGGGGGCGACGGTTTTGGCACTCATGGATATCTCCTGTCCGTATTGCTCGCCGGGGAACCTCCGCCTGCCCGTGAACCGGGAGTGAACGCGGGCGCGATAGAGGAGTGTGAGACCGTTCCGCCCCGTGGGGGCCGACCCGAGCGACGCCGAGCTGCTGCGCGCGGTCGCGGCCGGCGACGCCCAGGCGCTCGCCGAACTGTACGACCGCCATGCCGGCTGGCTGCACACACGGCTGGCGCGCCGCTGCCCCGATCCCGAGACCGTCCGCGAGGTGCTGCAGGACACCTTCGTCACCGTCTGGCGGTCCGCCGCCGGACACCGGGGTGGCGAGGCGGGGGGCTGGCTCTGGGTGATCGCCGCCCGCCGCCTGGTGGACGCCCGGCGCGCGCAGGCCCGTACCGCCGAGGTGCAGGAGGCGCACGCACGGCGGGAGCACGGCGCCGCCCGTGCCGTCGCGCCGTCGGCGGAGGAACGCGTGCTGTCCGGCGTGGAGTTCGGGGACCTGGGCACCGCACTCGACGGGCTCTCCCCCGAACTGCGGGACGTCCTTCGCGCCACCGTGGTCGATGGCCTGTCCACCCGCCAGGCGGCCGGGCTGCTCGGCATACCGGAGGGCACCGTCAAGACCCGGGCCCTGCGCGCACGCCGCGAACTGCGGGAGGCCCTCTCCCGGCTGGGCGTCCGCTCCCCCGATTCCGTAGGAGGTGCCGTATGAGCCGCGACGCCGCGGGGCATGTGGAGCCCGGCCGGGCGTCCGCCTACACGGACGGAACGCTCCCCGAGCCCGAGGCGTGGGCGCTGGAGACGCATGTGGAGACCTGCTCCCCCTGCGCGCGGCTGGTCTCCGCGGCGGCCCGCTCCGGTCTCGCCGGGCAGGCCCTCCGTGAGGTGCGGGCCGGGGTGCTGGCGGCGGTCCTCGCCGGTGCGGCGGAGAACGTCCACGGTCCGGCCCCTGTTCCCGCGGTCCCGGCGTCCGCGGCCCGGAAAGCCACCCGGAAAGCCACGGAGACGACGGCGGCCGCCGGCCGTCCGGGGCGCCCGTCCCGCACGACCCGGTTCCTCTGGTCGGCCCGGTCCGCCGGCCCCGCGCTCGGACGCTCCTGGCTGCTGTCCCTGATCCTCGTCACGGCCGCCGCGGTGCTGCTCGCACGGCTGTCCGGCACCGCGGCCGCCCGGCCGCTGCTGCTGGCGGTCGCGCCCCTTCTGCCGGTCGCCGGTGTCGCCGCCTCGTACGGCCGGCACGCCGATCCGCTGTACGAGGCCGTCGCCGCGACCCCCGCTGCCGGGCTGCGGCTGCTGCTGGTGCGCACTGGCTGGGTTCTCGCGGTGTGCGTTCCGCTGCTCACCGCCGCCGGGCTGCTGATGCCGGAACCGGACGGCGGCCCCGGCGCCCACGCCTGGCTGCTCCCGGGACTGACGCTGACCCTGCTGACCCTGCTGGTGGCCTCCTGTTGCGGCTGCCTGCGCGCTGCCGCCAGCACCGGCACCGCCTGGCTGCTGCTCCTGGTCTCCACCGGAGCGGCGGCCGCCCCCGGTACGGCGGACCGGGCCGGTCCCGCCGATCCGGCCGCACTGCTGACCACGTCCCTCGGCGCACTCTCCGGCACACCCGCACAGAGCGCCTGGGCGGCCGCCGGCGTCCTGTGCGGCGGGCTGCTGGTCCTGCGCCGCACCTCCTTCGACCGTCTGGAGCGACTGTGACCACCTCCTCCGATCCGGTGTCCACGCCCACCGGGCGGGGCCCCGCGGGCCTCCGACCTGCCGTCCGGGGCCTGGCCGTCCGGGGCCTGACCGTCCGCCACCGCCGCACGACCGCGCTGGACGGGGTGGACCTCGCCCTCGGCACCGGCGTGCACGGCCTGCTCGGCCCGAACGGAGCGGGGAAGACCTCGCTGCTGCGGGTGCTCGCCACCGTCGCCCGCCCGGCCGCCGGAGAGGTCCGCCTGCTCGGTCTCACCCCGGGCACGCACCGCGAGCGGACGGAGATCCGGCGCCGGCTGGGCTACCTGCCACAGGAGTTCGGCCACTACCCGTCCTTCACGGTGCGCGACACGCTGGGCTATTTCGCCTGGCTGAAGGAGCTGCCCGGCGCGAAGGCACCCGCCGCCGTCGAACGGGCGGCCGAGCTCGTAGGGCTCGGGCCCTCCCTCGACCGGAAACTGGGCACCCTCTCCGGCGGCGCGGTCCGCCGGGTCGGCATCGCCCAGGCCGTCCTCGGCGGACCCGAGCTGCTGCTCCTCGACGAACCGACGGCCGGCCTGGACCCCGAGCGCCGAGTGGAGTTCCGGGCCCTCCTGCGCGAACTGGGCCGCGACACGACCGTGCTGGTCTCCACGCATCTCGTCGAGGACATCGGCCCGGCCTGCGCGGAGGTGACGCTGCTGGAGTCCGGCCGCGTCGCGTTCCGGGGCACGCCGGAGGAACTGGTCGCGTGCGCGGACACGGACACCGACGCGCCCGGCGACAACCCGCTGGAACGCGGCTACACCAGCGCGCTGCGACGCCACCGGCGCGAGTGCAGGACGGACAACCACGGCACGCGGCACACCCGGAAGGCGGCGCTCTGATGTCCCCCACACCGCTGATGACGGACGGCGCCCCGGACACCGCGGCCCCCGCGAAGCCGGACCGCGCCACCCCGCGCTCCCCCACGCTCGCCGTTCTCCGCACGGAGAGCCTGCGCGGCATCGCGCCGTGGACCTTCGCCGTCTGCCTCGCGGCCCTGCTGATCGCCGTGTTCGGCGGACACGACCGGTACCGGGCGGACTGGTCGGCCATGGCGCAGCTGCTGCGCACACTGCACATCCTGCTGGGCCCGTTGGTGGCGGGCGCCGCCTGCTGGGAGGCCGGGCGGGAGCGGCGCCGGCACACGGCCGAGTGGGCTGGCGCGACACCCCGGCCGACGCTGCACCGGCTGACCGCCGGTCTGCTCCCGGTGTGGCTGGCGGCCGTGGCCGCCTATCTCGTCACTTGGGTCATCATGACCGCGCTCACCTGGCCGAACGCCTCCACGTACGGGCATCCGCAGCTCGGCCCCGTGATCGCGGACCTGGCCGCGGTGGCGGCCTTCGCCGCGGGCGGGCACCTCCTCGGCCGGTACGTCCCGTGGTGGTCCATGGCCCCCTTGGTCGCGGTGGCCGGCTACGCCGTTCTCAGCCTGTGGAACGTACCGGCGAGCAGCGGCGTCGCGCAGCTGCTGCCGGCCTCGTTCGACCCCCGGGAGGGCCACGCGCTCGCCGGGTGGGCGAACGCGGCGCACACGGCCTGGTTCGCCGGGCTGGCCGCGGCCATGCTGCTGGCCGCCGGAGCGCGCCGGAAGTGGCTGGTGGCGCTGCCGCTGGCGGTGGCGGTCGCCGGGGCGGTGCCCCTGCTCCAGCAGCCCGGCAAGGTGTGGGTGTACGACCGGGCCGCCGTGGAGCTCGTCTGCGAGGGGGAGCGCCCACAGATCTGTATGCGCCGGGCGCACGAGGGCATGCGCGAGCGGGTGGCCGGCCCTGTCCGCTGGGCGTACGGCCTGACCGCGGGGGCACCGGGCGCGCCCGCACGGTTCGAGGAGAGAGCGCCGGGCGGCCGCCCCTCCGCGGGTCCGGAAGCCGTGGAGATCCGCATCGTCCACCGCGGCGCCCTCGGGAGCGACCGGCGGCTCGACTACTTCCAGCGCGACGCCATCCTCCAGTCCCTGCTCTCCTGGGACTGCCGGAGCGAGGGCACCCGCCCCGAGTGGGGCCACGAGGTGCTGCTGTGGGCGCACGGCCAGTGGCCCGGCGCCATGGACGACCGCCTGCTCGACACCCCCGTGGTGCAGGCCCTGGACGCGATGAGCCGCGCGGAACGCGCGGCCTGGTTCGCCGACTGGTTCGCCGCCGCCCGGGCCTGCGACCCGGACCGGGTCACCCGGCCGTAGCGGCGGGGGAAAGTCCGGGCCGGCCGGCCGGGTGGATCACTACCCTGGGCGGCACCTCCCGCCGGCCCGCCGCGCCGCACGGGAAGCATCGCCACCCGCCCGCCGCCCCGGCTTCCCGAACCGGGGCGCTCCGAGAAGGACCCGGTCCGCCCATGCAGCCCGCACCGTCCCCGTCGTCGCCGTCCCCGTCGTCCCCGCCGCCGGCCGCGTCCCCGGGGCCGGACACGGTCGCGGTGCACGGGGACGACGGCCCGGACGGGGAGCCCGTGGTCGTCGAGCGGCGGAACGGCCCGTACGGCGAGGTGGTGCTGCGGCGGCGCGGCGGGCGGTACGAGATCATCGCCAACGGCTGCTTCCTCATGGACACCTCCGACGGCCGCTCCGAGCGGCTGCTCGTCGACGCGGCCCTGGCGGCGCTCCCCGCGGACCGGCCGCGCCCCTCCGTGCTGATCGGCGGTCTCGGTGTCGGTTTCTCGCTGGCCCGGGCCGCCGCCGAGCCGCGCTGGGGACGGATCGCGGTCGTGGAGCGGGAGGAGGCGGTGATCGGCTGGCACCGTTCCGGGCCGCTGGCCGCGGTGTCCGGCCCGGCGCTGGCCGACCCCCGGACGGAGATCGTCCACGCCGATCTCGTCCGCCACCTGAGCACCGCGCCGCGCGGGGAGACCTTCGACGCGCTCTGCCTGGACATCGACAACGGCCCCGACTGGACCGTCACCGAGGGCAACGACAGCCTCTACACCCCGGACGGTCTGGCCGTCTGCCGGGCCCGGCTGACCCCGGGCGGCGTGCTCGCCGTCTGGTCCGCCCGGCCGTCCGCCGCTTTCGAACAGGCCTTGCGGAATGCCGGGTTCCTCAGGGTACGGACGGAAGAGATCCCGGTTGCCCGGGGCGTACCGGACGCCGTGCATCTCGCCGTCGGTCCTGCGTAGCCGCGCCCCTCGCCCTGCCTTTACGCTGCTAGCCAGCACGCGCCGCGGCAGACACGGGGCACCAGGCACGGGGACAGCAGGGGCAGACCGAAATGGACCAGATACAGAACGGCGCGGGCGGCACCGCGGGCGCCACCACCGGCAACCAGCGCCGGGTCCTCGTCGTCGAGGACGACACGACCATCCTGGACGCGATCTCCGTGCGGCTGCGCGCCGAGGGCTTCCAGGTACAGACCGCGCACGACGGGCCCTCCGCCGTGGAGACCGCGCAGACGTGGCAGCCCGACCTGCTCGTCCTCGACGTCATGCTGCCGGGCTTCGACGGGCTGGAGGTCTGCCGCCGGGTCCAGGCACAGCGCCCGGTGCCGGTGCTGATGCTGACCGCGCGCGACGACGAGACCGACATGCTCGTGGGCCTCGGCGTCGGCGCCGACGACTACATGACCAAACCCTTCTCGATGCGCGAACTGGCGGCCCGGGTGCACGTCCTGCTGCGCCGCGTGGAGCGGGCCTCGCTCGCCGCGCACACCCCGCGCAGCGGCATCCTCCGCCTCGGTGAGCTGGAGATCGACAATGCGCAGCGGCGGGTGCGGGTGCACGGCGAGGACGTCCATCTCACCCCGACCGAGTTCGACCTGCTCGTCTGCCTGGCCGCCACCCCCCGCGCCGTGCTCTCCCGGGAGCAGCTGCTGGCCGAGGTCTGGGACTGGGCGGACGCCTCCGGCACCCGCACCGTCGACAGCCACATCAAGGCGCTGCGCCGGAAGATCGGCGCCGAGCGGATCCGCACGGTCCACGGCGTCGGCTACGCGCTCGAGACCCCGGCCGCACCCGCACCGTGATCAGCCGCCCGCCCGGGCCGGCGAAGCCCGGCCTGTGGGCGCGCTTCTGGGAGAGCCTGCGCCCGCTGGACCCGTACCGTTCGGTGAAGGCGGCGCTCGGCGCGCTGGTGATCAGCTCGGTGACGATCACCACGCTGCTGGTGGTGATGGCCCTGAACACGGCCACCGAGCTGCGCATCGTCACGATCTTCTCGATCATCGCCACCATGCTGATCACCCAGTTCGTGGCGCACGGGCTGACCGCCCCGCTGGACGAGATGAAGACCGTCGCCCGCGCCATGGCCAACGGTGACTACAGCCGCCGGGTCCGCGAGCACCGCCGCGACGAACTGGGCGAGCTGGCGCGGACGTTCAACCACATGGCGGCCGATCTGGAGGCCGTGGACCGGCACCGCAAGGAGCTGGTGGCCAATGTCTCGCACGAGCTGCGCACCCCCATCGCGGGGCTGCGGGCGGTGCTGGAGAACGTCGTCGACGGGGTCTCGGAGGCCGATCCGGAGACCATGCGGATGGCCCTGGGGCAGACCGAGCGGCTCGGCCGGCTGGTGGAGACGCTGCTCGACCTCTCGCGCATCGACAACGGCGTGGTCCCGCTGCACGCCCGGCGCTTCGAGGTCTGGCCGTATCTCTCCGGGATCATCAAGGAGGCCGGCATCGCCAACGCGGCGCGCGGCCGGGCCGCCACCACGGGCCTGCCGGGCCGGGCGGACGTCCATCTCCATCTGGACGTCTCACCGCCGGAGCTGACCGGGTACGCGGACGCCGAGCGGCTGCACCAGGTGGTGGCCAACCTCGTCGACAACGCGATCAAGCACAGCCCTCCGCAGGGCCGGGTGACGCTGCGCGCGCGCCACGGCGAGGAGCCGGGGAGCGTGGTGCTGGAGGTGCTGGACGAGGGGCCCGGCATCCCGGAGCCGGAGCGGGCCCGGATCTTCGAGCGCTTCAACCGCGGCCGCGTCTCGACCCCGCACGGCCCCGGCAGCGACGGCGGCACGGGGCTCGGGCTGGCCATCGCCCGCTGGGCGGTGGATCTCCACGGCGGCTCGATCGGTGTGGCCGAGTCGCCGCGCGGCTGCCGCATAAAGGTCACTCTCCCGGGCAGCCGTCAAGGGCAGGGTTGACGTAGGGTGCGGAAGCGGAAGCGCCCGTTCGGATGGGATGCCCACGGCATCCCGGCCCGCGGCGCGCGGCCGGAGGTCGCGGCAGCGGGAGGCCGTCGCCGCCCGGCGGCGATCCCCGGGATCCCGCACCGACGCGAAACCTGGGGATTTTCCCGCCGCGCGCTGCCCCGAAACCAGTCGGTCAGTGTGACTTGCGCGACGACTGACCAGCCCGGCCTGCACCGGACGCGGTAAGAGGCGTAGCCTTTATTTCCGCTGTCCACCACCTTAGGAAGCGGAAGAGGGCGGTAGCCGCCGTGTCGCCACAGTCCCCCAACACTTCGAGCGTCTCGACCGACCGGGACGGACGGGGTAACAACCCCGCAGCCGCCTTCGGTCCCAATGAGTGGCTCGTCGACGAGATCTACCAGCAGTACCTCCAGGACCCGAACTCGGTCGACCGAGCCTGGTGGGACTTCTTCGCCGACTACAAGCCGGGAGCCGACACCGGGTCGGCAGCGGCCGCCCCGGCCAGGCCCGCCCCGGCAGCGAACGGCGAGGCGGCATCCGCGCCGCCGGCCGCACCCGCACCGGCCCGGGCCGCCGCGCCCGCGGCGCAGCCGAAGCCGGCCGCCGAGCCCGCCGGGCAGAAGCCCGCCGAGCGGAAGCCGGCGCCCGCCCCCGCGGCGAAGGCCCCGGCCGAGCCGGCGGCCAAGCCCGCCGAGGCGCCCGCGAAGAAGGCACCGGCCAAGGCCGCGGCCGAACCCGCGGCGCCCGCCGAGGGGCCGGAGTACGTCACGCTGCGCGGCCCGTCGGCCGCCGTGGCGAAGAACATGAACGCCTCGCTGGAACTGCCGACGGCCACCTCCGTCCGCGCGGTCCCGGTGAAGCTGCTGTTCGACAACCGCATCGTCATCAACAACCACCTGAAGCGGGCCCGGGGCGGGAAGGTCTCCTTCACGCACCTCATCGGCTACGCCATGGTGCAGGCGCTCAAGGCCATGCCCTCGATGAACTACTCGTTCACCGAGCGGGACGGCAAGCCGACGCTGGTCAAGCCCGACCACGTCAACCTGGGCCTGGCCATCGACCTGGTGAAGCCGAACGGCGACCGCCAGCTCGTCGTCGCGGCGATCAAGAAGGCCGAGACGCTCAGCTTCTTCGAGTTCTGGCAGGCGTACGAGGACATCGT from the Streptomyces xinghaiensis S187 genome contains:
- a CDS encoding ATP-binding cassette domain-containing protein, translated to MSTAGRTDPRPPAHAADSHDVIRVHGARENNLKDVGIEIPKRRLTVFTGVSGSGKSSLVFGTIAAESQRLINETYSAFVQGFMENLARPEVDVLDGLTTAIIVDQQRLGADPRSTVGTVTDAGAMLRILFSRLGEPHIGPPGAYAFNVPSVRASGAITVERGDKKAVKATFTRTGGMCPRCEGRGTVTDIDLTQLYDDSKSISEGAFTIPGWKSDSWWTVRLYAESGFLDPDKPIRDYTEKEMRDFLHHEPVKVKVEGVNLTYEGLLPKIRKSFLAKDREAMQPHIRAFVDRAVTFTACPECGGTRLSEAARSSRIGGVSIADACAMQISDLAEWVRGLRERSVAPLLTALGRTLDSFTEIGLGYLSLDRSSGTLSGGEAQRVKMVRHLGSSLTDVTYVFDEPTIGMHPHDIQRMNDLLLRLRDKGNTVLVVEHKPETIAIADHVVDLGPGAGAAGGTVCYEGGVEGLRAGGTLTGRHLDDRASLKPSVRTPAGALEVRGADANNLRNVDVDIPLGVLCVVTGVAGSGKSSLVHGSLVAGPAGAAHGVVSVDQTPIRGSRRSNPATYTGLLDPVRKAFAKANGVKPALFSPNSEGACPNCNGAGVIYTDLAMMAGVATVCEECEGKRFQAPVLEYRLGGRDISEVLAMSVAEAGEFFASGDARTPAAQRVLGRLDDVGLGYLTLGQPLTTLSGGERQRLKLASHMGEKGGVYVLDEPTTGLHLADVEHLLGLLDRLVDSGKSVVVIEHHQAVMAHADWIIDLGPGPGHDGGRVVFEGTPADLVAARSTLTGEHLAAYVGA
- a CDS encoding helix-turn-helix transcriptional regulator, with the protein product MTLEDLVRLRRARDRMDRDYAKPLDVPALARTALMSPGHFSRSFRAAFGESPYSYLMTRRIERAKALLRRGDLSVTEVCFAVGCTSLGSFSSRFTELVGESPSAYRARPHDEGAAIPACIAKIHTRPVRNGEAKGAAPPVA
- a CDS encoding ATP-binding cassette domain-containing protein is translated as MAVRGLTVRHRRTTALDGVDLALGTGVHGLLGPNGAGKTSLLRVLATVARPAAGEVRLLGLTPGTHRERTEIRRRLGYLPQEFGHYPSFTVRDTLGYFAWLKELPGAKAPAAVERAAELVGLGPSLDRKLGTLSGGAVRRVGIAQAVLGGPELLLLDEPTAGLDPERRVEFRALLRELGRDTTVLVSTHLVEDIGPACAEVTLLESGRVAFRGTPEELVACADTDTDAPGDNPLERGYTSALRRHRRECRTDNHGTRHTRKAAL
- a CDS encoding VOC family protein, which produces MDIKLSQCFIAVHDHDKALAFYRDVLGLEVRNDVSFEGMRWVSVGAPSQPEVNIVLEPALAHPNASPADQQIMAELLAKGLLRGVIFSTDDCDATFEHIRAAGGEVLQEPIDQPYGVRDCAFRDPSGNMLRFNQPRTP
- a CDS encoding RNA-guided endonuclease InsQ/TnpB family protein — translated: MTQQVKRAFKYRFYPTDEQAAELSRTFGCVRLVYNKALEERTRAWYGEQRRVSYVQSSAALTEWKKTEELAFLTEVSSVPLQQALRHLQTAFGNFFARRAKYPRYKSKKKSRASAEYTRSGFKWRDGQLFLAKMAEPLAIRWSRPLPAGSVPTTVTVSKDAAGRWFVSLLCEDTIEPLPATSSAVGIDAGLTSLVTLSTGEKVTNPKHERKDRVRLAKAQRELSRKAKGSNNREKARRKVARVHARITDRRRDFLHKLTTRLVRENQTVVIEDLTVRNLVKNHSLARAISDAAWTDMRTMLEYKAAWYGRELVVVDRWFPSSKLCGACGTIAEKMPLNVREWTCDCGTTHDRDVNAARNLKAAGLAVSACGGGVRPGRENSRTGQLPAKQEALTAK
- a CDS encoding response regulator transcription factor is translated as MDQIQNGAGGTAGATTGNQRRVLVVEDDTTILDAISVRLRAEGFQVQTAHDGPSAVETAQTWQPDLLVLDVMLPGFDGLEVCRRVQAQRPVPVLMLTARDDETDMLVGLGVGADDYMTKPFSMRELAARVHVLLRRVERASLAAHTPRSGILRLGELEIDNAQRRVRVHGEDVHLTPTEFDLLVCLAATPRAVLSREQLLAEVWDWADASGTRTVDSHIKALRRKIGAERIRTVHGVGYALETPAAPAP
- a CDS encoding ATP-binding protein: MSAKTVAPLAHVHRVPHEPPEDWEYSLQLPHDPRGPRIARSTVRTVLAEHGLGDLADRAELLTSELATNAFRYSDGQTAVRLKWREGTLRVSVWDTSPSRPAPVIAGPQSESGRGLLLLSLIADDWGILDLEKGHPAVGGKVVWFTLCRPVLRTGTL
- a CDS encoding zf-HC2 domain-containing protein, with product MSRDAAGHVEPGRASAYTDGTLPEPEAWALETHVETCSPCARLVSAAARSGLAGQALREVRAGVLAAVLAGAAENVHGPAPVPAVPASAARKATRKATETTAAAGRPGRPSRTTRFLWSARSAGPALGRSWLLSLILVTAAAVLLARLSGTAAARPLLLAVAPLLPVAGVAASYGRHADPLYEAVAATPAAGLRLLLVRTGWVLAVCVPLLTAAGLLMPEPDGGPGAHAWLLPGLTLTLLTLLVASCCGCLRAAASTGTAWLLLLVSTGAAAAPGTADRAGPADPAALLTTSLGALSGTPAQSAWAAAGVLCGGLLVLRRTSFDRLERL
- a CDS encoding RNA polymerase sigma factor, whose product is MGADPSDAELLRAVAAGDAQALAELYDRHAGWLHTRLARRCPDPETVREVLQDTFVTVWRSAAGHRGGEAGGWLWVIAARRLVDARRAQARTAEVQEAHARREHGAARAVAPSAEERVLSGVEFGDLGTALDGLSPELRDVLRATVVDGLSTRQAAGLLGIPEGTVKTRALRARRELREALSRLGVRSPDSVGGAV
- a CDS encoding ATP-binding protein, giving the protein MISRPPGPAKPGLWARFWESLRPLDPYRSVKAALGALVISSVTITTLLVVMALNTATELRIVTIFSIIATMLITQFVAHGLTAPLDEMKTVARAMANGDYSRRVREHRRDELGELARTFNHMAADLEAVDRHRKELVANVSHELRTPIAGLRAVLENVVDGVSEADPETMRMALGQTERLGRLVETLLDLSRIDNGVVPLHARRFEVWPYLSGIIKEAGIANAARGRAATTGLPGRADVHLHLDVSPPELTGYADAERLHQVVANLVDNAIKHSPPQGRVTLRARHGEEPGSVVLEVLDEGPGIPEPERARIFERFNRGRVSTPHGPGSDGGTGLGLAIARWAVDLHGGSIGVAESPRGCRIKVTLPGSRQGQG